In Rubrivirga marina, the following are encoded in one genomic region:
- a CDS encoding flagellar biosynthetic protein FliO — MTRSPRMSTPSPLRARLAALPLDRGPLRRAGLLSLLLLALLAAGKAFGPGRPAAATTLADRNEATVSAEGVSAARPAAPPRSSWTGGRVLAVVLLAAGGGIALVLHRRRPVAAAGAAAALGVIETRSLGPNQSLQLVACADEVLLLAVGAEGTTLLRHWPRVQFDADGPTLDDAVSAVPAASAPPPAQAPSF; from the coding sequence ATGACTCGCTCTCCCCGGATGTCGACGCCCTCCCCGCTCCGCGCGCGGCTCGCCGCGCTCCCCCTCGATCGGGGCCCTCTGCGCCGTGCGGGCCTCCTGAGCCTCCTGCTCCTCGCGCTGCTCGCCGCCGGGAAGGCCTTCGGCCCCGGCCGGCCGGCCGCCGCGACGACCCTCGCCGACCGGAACGAAGCGACGGTCTCGGCGGAAGGCGTTTCCGCCGCGCGGCCCGCCGCGCCGCCCCGCTCGTCCTGGACCGGCGGGCGCGTGCTGGCGGTCGTCCTGCTGGCGGCCGGGGGCGGGATCGCCCTCGTGCTCCACCGCCGCCGGCCGGTCGCCGCTGCGGGCGCCGCCGCCGCGCTCGGCGTGATCGAGACGCGGTCGCTCGGTCCGAACCAGTCGCTCCAGCTCGTCGCCTGCGCCGACGAGGTGCTCCTCCTCGCCGTCGGGGCCGAGGGGACCACGCTGCTCCGACACTGGCCCCGCGTCCAGTTCGACGCCGACGGGCCGACCCTCGACGATGCCGTCTCCGCCGTCCCGGCCGCCTCCGCGCCGCCCCCCGCCCAGGCGCCGTCGTTCG
- the fliN gene encoding flagellar motor switch protein FliN, whose protein sequence is MTETADLPLAPASLPDLSDSQTAPAGASAPPAAAASLGLLADVEIELSVEFGRRRMPLGEIARLDVGSVVELDTLAGEPLVIYANGRRIATGEAVVIGGQFGVRIQSLSGPAAG, encoded by the coding sequence ATGACCGAGACCGCCGACCTCCCGCTCGCCCCCGCCTCCCTCCCCGACCTCTCCGACTCCCAGACGGCCCCGGCGGGTGCCTCGGCGCCTCCCGCCGCGGCCGCCTCGCTCGGCCTGCTGGCCGACGTCGAGATCGAGCTGAGCGTCGAATTCGGCCGACGGCGGATGCCGCTCGGCGAGATCGCCCGGCTCGACGTCGGGAGCGTCGTCGAGCTCGACACCCTCGCTGGCGAGCCGCTCGTGATCTACGCCAACGGCCGGCGGATCGCGACGGGCGAGGCCGTCGTGATCGGCGGCCAGTTCGGCGTCCGGATCCAGAGCCTGTCCGGCCCGGCGGCCGGCTAG